One genomic region from Reichenbachiella ulvae encodes:
- a CDS encoding 3-oxoacyl-ACP synthase III family protein — translation MKQSKIIGTGHYVPERVVKNADLEKMMDTSDAWIQERTGIKERRHIEPGGEDTTSYMGTKASRMAIEKAGIAVDDVDFIVFATLSPDYYFPGPGVLLQKQLGFKKEVGALDVRNQCSGFIYGLSVADQFIKTGMYKTVLVVGSEIHSGGLDMTTRGRGVSVIFGDGAGAVVMQATDEKDKGVLSTHLHSEGEHAEELSLIGPSTTDWVPNYIERNDPEDLRYFPYMNGNFVFKNAVLRFQEVIGEALQTNQMTADQIDLLIPHQANLRISQFIQKQMRLPDYKVFNNIQKYGNTTAASIPLALSEAVLEGRLKEGDLLCLAAFGSGFTWASALIRW, via the coding sequence ATGAAGCAATCAAAAATAATAGGGACAGGACATTACGTGCCTGAGAGAGTGGTGAAGAATGCGGATCTCGAAAAAATGATGGATACCAGTGATGCCTGGATTCAGGAAAGAACAGGGATCAAAGAAAGAAGACACATTGAGCCAGGAGGAGAGGATACAACTTCGTACATGGGAACTAAAGCATCCCGAATGGCAATTGAGAAAGCAGGTATTGCGGTTGACGATGTGGATTTTATCGTGTTTGCGACGCTTAGCCCGGATTATTACTTTCCAGGTCCCGGCGTTTTGCTTCAAAAGCAATTGGGATTCAAAAAGGAAGTAGGAGCGCTGGATGTCAGAAATCAATGTTCTGGTTTCATCTATGGCTTGTCGGTGGCAGATCAATTCATCAAGACGGGTATGTACAAAACTGTATTGGTTGTAGGCAGCGAGATCCATAGTGGAGGATTGGATATGACGACTCGTGGTAGAGGTGTTTCTGTGATATTTGGGGATGGAGCAGGTGCAGTAGTGATGCAGGCCACAGATGAAAAGGACAAAGGAGTGCTTTCTACCCATTTGCATTCTGAAGGTGAGCATGCGGAGGAGTTGTCTTTGATCGGGCCGAGTACTACCGATTGGGTACCTAACTATATCGAAAGAAATGATCCAGAGGATTTGAGGTACTTTCCATACATGAATGGAAACTTTGTTTTCAAAAATGCCGTGCTGAGATTTCAGGAAGTGATCGGAGAGGCATTGCAGACTAATCAGATGACGGCAGATCAGATAGATCTTTTGATTCCTCATCAGGCCAATCTTCGAATCAGTCAATTCATTCAAAAGCAAATGAGATTGCCGGATTACAAGGTCTTTAACAATATTCAAAAATACGGGAATACTACTGCAGCTTCTATACCATTGGCTCTAAGCGAGGCAGTTTTAGAAGGAAGATTGAAAGAGGGAGATTTGCTTTGTTTGGCAGCTTTTGGCAGTGGTTTTACCTGGGCTTCTGCACTGATTAGATGGTAA
- a CDS encoding toxin-antitoxin system YwqK family antitoxin, whose amino-acid sequence MKIYQVVLVLIFVSLIQPAISQDFYKEVIEDTTLVKSGKVVGGFKQGLWIYKDSRGRYVASGYFVDDTPDSTWYLYKYKQVAEQISLDMGVKSGSYLVFDQDVLPILHAHYKEDILDGEYVEFYADGSPALTGFYKKGKKDSLWVEYDEYRRKTFEKRFKNGLASGKWAYYYYNGQASSIEHYQNDYLHGEVIAYDIRGNVKSSSVYKFGALNGPYKEYFEDGKLSVEGQYSSNQKTGVWIHMTEEGTVFSIGEYKNDLKHAHWKYFYVSGALQLEGKYLNDQKEGQWMEYYESGKLKSIGSFKLDLKNGLWGHFYENGQLMQDENWRNGYLMEVSEFYTEQGNKLPKGTLSKGNGLKYSYYPDGTLKAEETYVAGYVEGPAKYYHDNGKLESQGSYKENEPSGIWKYYNKRGKEILVKTF is encoded by the coding sequence ATGAAAATCTACCAGGTAGTTCTTGTTCTTATTTTTGTGTCTTTGATTCAACCGGCCATTTCTCAGGATTTTTATAAGGAGGTAATCGAGGATACCACATTGGTCAAATCTGGAAAAGTTGTAGGCGGATTCAAGCAAGGACTCTGGATCTACAAAGACAGCAGAGGTAGGTATGTAGCCAGTGGGTATTTCGTAGATGACACACCTGATAGCACCTGGTATCTCTACAAGTATAAGCAGGTAGCGGAGCAAATCAGTTTGGATATGGGGGTGAAAAGTGGTTCCTATCTAGTCTTTGATCAGGATGTTTTACCTATCCTACATGCCCACTACAAAGAGGATATTTTGGATGGTGAGTATGTCGAGTTTTATGCAGATGGGAGCCCCGCTCTGACAGGTTTTTATAAGAAAGGCAAAAAGGACAGTCTATGGGTCGAGTATGACGAATACCGCCGAAAGACCTTTGAGAAACGCTTCAAAAATGGGTTGGCTTCTGGCAAGTGGGCGTATTATTACTACAATGGTCAGGCGTCCTCAATAGAGCACTACCAGAACGACTACCTGCATGGAGAGGTGATTGCCTATGATATTCGGGGCAATGTGAAATCCTCTTCGGTTTATAAATTCGGTGCGCTTAATGGGCCCTATAAGGAGTATTTCGAGGATGGGAAATTGAGTGTGGAGGGACAATACAGTTCCAATCAGAAGACGGGAGTTTGGATTCATATGACTGAAGAGGGGACGGTCTTTTCCATCGGTGAATACAAGAATGACCTCAAACATGCACACTGGAAGTATTTTTATGTTTCGGGAGCACTGCAGCTAGAAGGGAAATACCTGAATGATCAAAAAGAAGGTCAGTGGATGGAGTATTATGAAAGCGGAAAATTGAAGTCCATTGGTAGTTTCAAGCTGGATTTGAAAAATGGACTCTGGGGGCACTTTTACGAAAATGGTCAATTGATGCAGGACGAAAATTGGCGCAATGGCTACTTGATGGAGGTGAGTGAGTTTTATACCGAGCAGGGCAATAAACTGCCCAAAGGTACACTCAGCAAAGGCAATGGTTTGAAATATAGCTATTATCCGGATGGTACGCTAAAAGCAGAAGAGACCTACGTGGCGGGTTATGTAGAAGGTCCAGCCAAGTACTACCATGACAATGGAAAGCTGGAATCGCAAGGCAGCTATAAAGAGAATGAACCCAGCGGAATCTGGAAATATTACAACAAACGAGGTAAGGAGATATTGGTGAAGACTTTTTAA